In the genome of Streptomyces sp. 846.5, the window CTCCAGCTCGATACGCCCGCCCACCAGCTACACCAACGCCCTGAAGGTCACTCAGATCGCCCAGTACGGCTACTCCGACACCAGCACCGCCGACTACGAGGAGGACCACCTCATCCCGCTCTCGCTCGGCGGCAACCCCAGGAGCCCGCTCAACCTGTGGCCCGAACCCCGCTACAGCGTGGGCTCGAAGACGGCCGCGGACAAGGACACCGTCGAGTTCAAGCTCTACCAGGCGGTCTGCGCGGGCACCGTGCAGCTCGCCCCGGCCCAGCAGGCCATCGCGAGCAACTGGACCACGGCCCTGTCCGTCCTCGGCCTCAGCTGACAGCACTGAGTCTGGCGGCGTTGAGCCTGGCGGCGTCGCGGAATGCGGCGCCGTCAGGCGGCTCCGGCCGGGCCGATGTGGTGCAGCTGGCGCAGTTCCTTCCGCTGGGCCGCGAACGGGGAGATCCACGGGACCGCCAGGACCGGGCAGCGGGCGTGGGCCAGGACGTGCCGGGCGACGTGGCCGTGGTGCAGCCGGGCCAGCGCCCCGCGTCTGCCGGCGCCGAGAACCAGCAGGTCCTCATCGCGTTCTGCGATCTCGCACAGCGCTCGGCCGACCGATTCGCAGCGCACCACCAGCGGCCGGACCTCCAGGTCCGCCGGGTAGCCGCCGAACGCCTCGGCGAAGGCGGTGTGCAGACGCGCTTCGGCGGCTCCCGCCCACACCTTCGCCAGTTCCGGGCACGGCGCGTTCCGGTACCCGACCTCGCCCCCGGGCGGGGCCCACACATGCACCGCCACCAGGCCCAGGCCCCTCTGCCGGGCCTCGGCCACCGCACGGCGCAGCGCAGCCAGGTTCCCCAGCGATCCGCTGACGCCGACCACCACCCGTCCCGTTGTCCCAGCCATCGCCGTCACGCTCCCTCGCGGACCCGAGCACCCCCTCCAGGCTAGGACAGTCGGCACACGCTGGACACAGCCGGGCCGGCCGGAGCGTGACTCGCTAGCGCAGTCCGGCGAAGAGGTCGTCCTCCCGCTCCGGCACCGGCACGTCGCTGAACTGCCGGACGAAGGCCTCCTGGCCGAACGCCCGCTGCTGGCCCTCCTCGTTCAACCGCAGCATGAAGATGTTCTCCCCCTGGCTGGCGTGCGCCTCCAGCGCCTTGCGCTTGCGCTCGACGTAGGGGGAGACGTCCACCACCGTGGTGATCTCCTCGTCCGCGTTGCCGAAGTCGTCGGGCAGCTCGAAGTCCCCCATCTCGGCACCGCTGGCCCGCAGATAGTCGAACATCTCCTCGATCCGGGTCCGGGAGATGGCCGTGTAGTAGAACTTCGCCGGAATACCGGTCGCCCTGACCGCCTTGATCGCCGCCATGGTGATCAGATGCGCCTGGATGTGGTCGGGATGTCCGTAGGCGCCGTTCTCGTCATAGGTGACGACGACATCGGGACGGTAGCGCTCCATCAGCTCGGCGAGCCGCCCGGCGGACTCCTCCAGCGGGATGTTGGCGAACGCGTCCGGCCGCTGGTTGGCCTCCCAGCCCACCATGCCCGAGTCGTGGTAGCCGAGGAGTTCCACATCGGAGATGCCCAGCTGGGCCACCGACTCCTTCAGCTCCTCCAGCCGGATCTCCCGCACCCGCGCCTCGTCATGGCCGGGCTCCCCGGGCTTGATCCCGCCGGGACCGTCGCCCTGCTCCCCGTTGGTGCAGGTGACCAGCACCGTGCGGATGCCCTCGGCCGCCGCGGCCGCCAGCACCCCGCCGGTGGACAGCACCTCGTCGTCGGGATGGGCGTGAACGGCCATCAGCGTCAGTTGACGATCCATGGGCTGGAAACCTCCGAGAGGGACAGATACCGACAGCTCCCACCCTATGCGGTCGATCGCGCCCCTCCGGGCCGCGCCCGCACATGCATGCGCTCGCCCTGCGCCCCGAACAGGCTGAGGAACTCGACCGGCTGCGTCCCGGCATTGGCGAACCCGTGCGGCGTCCGGGTGTCGAACTCCGCCGCCTCCCCGGCCGTGAGCACCAGATCGTGCTCCCCGAGGGCGAGCCGCAGCCGGCCGGACAGGACGTAGAGCCACTCGTAGCCCTCATGGGTCCCCTGCTCCGGCCGCAGGTCCGGGCCGGATCCCGCCGGGAGGATGTGCTTGAAGGCGTGCAGCCCGCCGAGGTGCCGCGTCAGCGGGATGAAGGTCTGACCGTGCCGGGTGAAGGGACGCGGATGGATCCGCGGATCCCCGGTCTCCGGCGCCCCGACCAACTCGTCCAACTGCACCCCGTGCGCACGCGCCAACGGCAGCAGCAGCTCCAACGTCGGCTTGCGCTTCCCCGACTCCAGCCGCGAAAGCGTACTCAGCGAAATCCCGGTCGTCTCACTCAACTGCGCCAACGTGAAATTCCGGCTCCGCCGCAGCGCCCGCAGCCGCGGACCGACCGCGGTCAGCACCTCGGGGATATCGTCCTGTCCGCCCATGCCTCCATTTGCCGCCCCGGCAAGTCAGTTTGTCAAGCCAGCACGACTCGGGCCGGCTCGCCTACAGGTTCTTGGTGAAGAACTCGGTCAGCTTCTCGGCGACCTGCGGGACGTACTTCGGGTTCCAGTAGAGGTCGATGTGCGAGGCGCCGTCGAGGACGAGGAGTTCCTTGGGCTCCTTCGCCTTCGCGATGGCGTCCTGGCTGAAGTAGAGGGTGTCGGCCTCGGAGCCGGCGATCAGCAGCAGCGGGCGCGGGGAGATCAGCTCGATCCCCTCGAACGGGAAGAACGCCATCTGCTGGCTGAGGCTGGACAGGGCGAAGGTGCCCATGAACCGCGGGTTGGGGTCGATCTCCGAGTAGTACTTGTAGCCCTCCTGGTACATCATCGGGATGGTCGACAGGTCGTTCATGTCGAACCTGGGGTTGTCGGCGATCAGCGAGAACATCTCGACTTCACCGCCCGCCGCCTCGCGCGTGCGGGCCTGGCCCGAGCGCTCCAGCAGGCTGGTGCGGTACTCCGCCGACTGCTTGCCCAGGGGCCCGACGCCGTCACGGCGCGCGGAGCCGATGTTGAAGGTGCTCACGCCCGCGACCGCCTTGATCCGCAGCTCGGTCTGCGACACATTGACCGTGTAACCGCCGCCCGCGCAGATGCCCAGCGCGCCGATGCGGTCCGCGTCCACGTCGGGGTGCTTGCTCAGGAAGTCCACCGCGCGGCGGATGTCCTCCACGCGCTCCATCGTGGGCGCGCTGCTGGCCCTGGTACTGAGCGCGGAGATGTGGTGGCTCTACTTCGGCCGCGAGGAAAGCGAGAGCGAAGCCCGACTGGAACGCGTCCCGACCCAGCGCCGACCACGCATCGCCGTCAACGCCTTCGGCTACGCCTACTACGTCATCATCCTCGGCATCGCGGTCGCGGCGGTCGGGATGGAGAAGGCCATCGACGAGTTCCACCACCCCTCCCACCACCTCCCCGCCCTGCTCCTGCCGCTCGGCATCTCCCTCTACCTGTTCGGCCTCGCCTACTTCCACCGCACCCTCGCCGGGACCTGGCCAACGGCCCGACTCACGGCCGCACTCGCAGCCGCAGCACTCGTCGCACCCATCGCGGCCTGGACCAGCGGCGCCGCCGCCCTCGCGACGGCAGCCCTGGTCCTGCTCGCACTGATCGCGTGGGAGAGCCGGCCTCAGCCCACGTCGCCGTAGACGATCCCCCGGCCGTTCGTCCCCACGTACACGCGGCCGTAGACGCGCGGGTCGCCGGTGATGCAGCTGCCGGTCCAGCCGTACTGGTGGCGGTCGTCGCTGATGCGGGTCCAGTGGCGGCCCGCGTCGTCGGAGCGGTAGAGGCCGCGGACGCCGTGGATCCTGGCGCTGGTGTAGACGGCGGGGTAGGAGCGGCCCGGGGCCGCCTTGCCGAAGCCGACGGTGTCGCCCTCCTCGACGGCGGAGATCCGGGTGAAGATGCTGCCGCCGTCCGTGGAGCGCCAGAGTCCGTAGACCCCTCCCCCGGTGACCGTGGAGTCCGCGCCGCCCGCGAGCCAGATCTCACCGCGCAGCCCGGGGACCGCCTTGAAGCGGGCCGGGCCCACGGCGGGAAGTCCGCTGGTGGCCGCGGCCGCCGTCACGGTGAAGCTCGCGCCGCCGTCCGTGCTGCGGTAGAAGGCTCCGGCGGCGAAACCGTAGAACGTCTTCGGGTCTACCCGGTCCGAGCGCACCGCCGTTCCGGCGGGGATCCCGGTGCAGGCCGTCCAGGTGGCGCCGCTGTCCGCCGACCAGCTGACGGCCGCGCCGTTCGGGGCCCAGACGATGCGGCTGCCGTCGGCCGCGAGCGCGACCGCGCCCTCGTCCGGGCCGGGGCCGGTGGTACCGCTGGGCTGGGCGGTGACCGGCGTCCAGGTGGTTCCGCTGTCCGTGGACAGGCCGAGGTAGGCGGAGCCGCCGCTGCCGGAGCGCACGATCGTGGTCGGGGCCAGCTCGGCGTGGTCCAGGCAGTTGGTCGCCCCCACCGTAGGGTTGGCGTACATCGGGTAGGCCCGGTTCAGCGTGGTGTGGACGAAGCCGCCGACGTCGCTGACGCCGGACAGCAGCGGCGGCCCGACCGGCGGGCTGAGCAGCGTCCGGACCGCGGTCTCCTCCAGGCCCTGGGCCCGGACCGAGATGGCGACGGTGCCGCCCTTGTCCCATGCCGTCAGATTGTCGGCGCCGTAGACGGTCGCGCCGGTGCCGTAGAGGAAGTGGTCGGAGTCGAACGGGTCGATCTCCAGCGCCTCGGTCATCCAGCCGAGCTTGGGCGAGGTCTCCGGGAGCGCGGGGGTGGCGTTGAAGTCCAGCCAGGGCGCGGCGGAGATGTCCAGCGAGTAGCGGAAGGTCCGCTCGGGGTAGTTCCCGAAGTCCCAGGCCCTGGTCCAGCTCGCACCGGCGTCGGTGGACCGGTAGATCACGATGTCCGGCCACCAGCTGACCTGCGTGGCGACCATCAGTGTGTCCGGGTTCTGCCGGTCGATGCTCAGCCCGCTGTAGCCGAAGCCGTCATTGCTGCTGGTGGAGGGGACGGGGCTGATGCAGGTCCAGGTGTCGGTGGCGGTGTCGAGCTTCCAGACGTCGCCCTTGGAGCCGTCGTACGGGCCCACGGTGTTGCTGGTGGCCAGGTAGAGGGAGCCGCTGACCTGGTCGAAGACCGCCTTGTGCGGCAGGTAGCCGGTCGGCTGGCCCGGTACTCGCGCCCAGGTCGCCCCGGCGTCGGTGGAGCGGTAGAGGATGTTCTCGGTGTCGGCGACGGTGACGTAGACGGTCCTGGTCGCCCGCCCGGTGCGGCCGTCGCGCGGGTCGAAGACGACCTGGAGCACCCCGGCGTTGTCGCTGTTGTAGCCGTTGCTGTCGGTGGGATCGGGCACAAAATTGCCCACGTTGGGGAAGCCGGCCACCTGGGCCCAGGACTTGCCGTAGTCCTCGCTGCGCCACAGTCCGTGCCCGCCGCGTACGCCCAGGTAGAGGATCCGGTTGCGGTGCGGGTCGATCGCGAGTCGCTCACCCATCCCCCGGCCCGGCATATTGCCGCCGAGCTGGAACGGCAGGTCGGCGGTCTTCCAGGTCTGCCCGCGGTCCTCGGAGCGCAGCACCGCGCCCTGGTTGGGGTCCCAGCCGCCCACGGTGTAGGTGCCGACCGCCGCATAGACCCGGTCGGGCTCCAGAGAGTCGGTGGCGAGCGAGACGACTCCGGTGTGGCCCCAGGTGTCCCAGCCGATCCAGTCCAGCAACGGCACCCAGCGCTCGGTCGTCCGGTCGAGCCGGTACGCGCCGCCGATGTCGGTACGGGCGTAGACCAGCCCCGGCTCGGACTGGTTGAAGATGATGCCGGGGACGAAACCGCCGCCGACTATCTGGGCGTTCTTCCAGGTGTAACTGCCTTGATTACCAGCGCTGTTGGCACTGGTAGCAGCCAGCGCCCGGCCTGCCGGGGAGAGCAGCGGGGTGGCCACGGCGGCAGCACCGACCGCCATCAGGCCTCTACGGGAGATCTTCGGACTGGGCATGGACTGTCCTTTCTCGACGCTGAGAAGACGTGCGGAACCAGACGTGCGGAACGAGAAGACCTTCAGGGCGGGTTCAGCCCTGGCGCAGTACCGCCGCGCCGCGTGCCGGGAGGGTCAGCCCGGCGGGGCCGACATCGGCCGCCGTGAGCAAGTCATAGCCCTCGATGTCGAGTTGGACCGACTCCGTCCCGTGGTTGAGCAGGAACAGCCAGCTGCGCGAGCCGCCATCGGCCGACGACCGTCGCACCGCCTCCACCCCTGCCGGCAGCCCGGCCAGCACCGGACCGGTCCCCGACTCCCCCAGCACCCGCCCGATCAGCGCCGCGTACCCGGCGTCGTCCAACCGGGTGGACGCGTACCAACCGGCCCCCCCGCCGAACCGGTGCCGGGTCAGCGCAGGCTGACGATCCATCACCCCGGACGTGTACGTGGCGACGACCTCCGCCCCCTCCGCCCGCAGTAGCTCGCTCCATCCCTCCGCCGACGACCCGTCCGACAGGGTGAGCAACTCCCCGGCCCCCAGCGGCCGGTACTCCTCCACCCGCAGCCCCAGCACCTCCCGCAGCGGACCCGGGTAGCCGCCGAGCCGGGCCTGGTGGGACCCGTCCACCGCGCCGCTGAAGTGCTGGACGAGCAGCGTCCCGCCGCCCTGCACATAGCGCCGCAGCGAGGCCGCGCCCGCGTCCGAGAGCAGGTACAGGCTGGGGGCGACGACCAGCCGGTACCGGCTCAGGTCGTGCTGGGGATGGGCGAAGTCGATGGTCACCCCGGCGTCCCAGAGTGCGCGGTGGGCTCGGCGCAGGGTGGCGTGGTAGTCGACCTGCGGCAG includes:
- a CDS encoding universal stress protein — protein: MAGTTGRVVVGVSGSLGNLAALRRAVAEARQRGLGLVAVHVWAPPGGEVGYRNAPCPELAKVWAGAAEARLHTAFAEAFGGYPADLEVRPLVVRCESVGRALCEIAERDEDLLVLGAGRRGALARLHHGHVARHVLAHARCPVLAVPWISPFAAQRKELRQLHHIGPAGAA
- a CDS encoding PIG-L family deacetylase yields the protein MDRQLTLMAVHAHPDDEVLSTGGVLAAAAAEGIRTVLVTCTNGEQGDGPGGIKPGEPGHDEARVREIRLEELKESVAQLGISDVELLGYHDSGMVGWEANQRPDAFANIPLEESAGRLAELMERYRPDVVVTYDENGAYGHPDHIQAHLITMAAIKAVRATGIPAKFYYTAISRTRIEEMFDYLRASGAEMGDFELPDDFGNADEEITTVVDVSPYVERKRKALEAHASQGENIFMLRLNEEGQQRAFGQEAFVRQFSDVPVPEREDDLFAGLR
- a CDS encoding low temperature requirement protein A, whose product is MSSTRSIVGALLALVLSAEMWWLYFGREESESEARLERVPTQRRPRIAVNAFGYAYYVIILGIAVAAVGMEKAIDEFHHPSHHLPALLLPLGISLYLFGLAYFHRTLAGTWPTARLTAALAAAALVAPIAAWTSGAAALATAALVLLALIAWESRPQPTSP
- a CDS encoding XRE family transcriptional regulator, which translates into the protein MGGQDDIPEVLTAVGPRLRALRRSRNFTLAQLSETTGISLSTLSRLESGKRKPTLELLLPLARAHGVQLDELVGAPETGDPRIHPRPFTRHGQTFIPLTRHLGGLHAFKHILPAGSGPDLRPEQGTHEGYEWLYVLSGRLRLALGEHDLVLTAGEAAEFDTRTPHGFANAGTQPVEFLSLFGAQGERMHVRARPGGARSTA
- a CDS encoding sialidase family protein; its protein translation is MPSPKISRRGLMAVGAAAVATPLLSPAGRALAATSANSAGNQGSYTWKNAQIVGGGFVPGIIFNQSEPGLVYARTDIGGAYRLDRTTERWVPLLDWIGWDTWGHTGVVSLATDSLEPDRVYAAVGTYTVGGWDPNQGAVLRSEDRGQTWKTADLPFQLGGNMPGRGMGERLAIDPHRNRILYLGVRGGHGLWRSEDYGKSWAQVAGFPNVGNFVPDPTDSNGYNSDNAGVLQVVFDPRDGRTGRATRTVYVTVADTENILYRSTDAGATWARVPGQPTGYLPHKAVFDQVSGSLYLATSNTVGPYDGSKGDVWKLDTATDTWTCISPVPSTSSNDGFGYSGLSIDRQNPDTLMVATQVSWWPDIVIYRSTDAGASWTRAWDFGNYPERTFRYSLDISAAPWLDFNATPALPETSPKLGWMTEALEIDPFDSDHFLYGTGATVYGADNLTAWDKGGTVAISVRAQGLEETAVRTLLSPPVGPPLLSGVSDVGGFVHTTLNRAYPMYANPTVGATNCLDHAELAPTTIVRSGSGGSAYLGLSTDSGTTWTPVTAQPSGTTGPGPDEGAVALAADGSRIVWAPNGAAVSWSADSGATWTACTGIPAGTAVRSDRVDPKTFYGFAAGAFYRSTDGGASFTVTAAAATSGLPAVGPARFKAVPGLRGEIWLAGGADSTVTGGGVYGLWRSTDGGSIFTRISAVEEGDTVGFGKAAPGRSYPAVYTSARIHGVRGLYRSDDAGRHWTRISDDRHQYGWTGSCITGDPRVYGRVYVGTNGRGIVYGDVG
- a CDS encoding alpha/beta hydrolase, yielding MEDIRRAVDFLSKHPDVDADRIGALGICAGGGYTVNVSQTELRIKAVAGVSTFNIGSARRDGVGPLGKQSAEYRTSLLERSGQARTREAAGGEVEMFSLIADNPRFDMNDLSTIPMMYQEGYKYYSEIDPNPRFMGTFALSSLSQQMAFFPFEGIELISPRPLLLIAGSEADTLYFSQDAIAKAKEPKELLVLDGASHIDLYWNPKYVPQVAEKLTEFFTKNL